One Stratiformator vulcanicus genomic window, CAATTTCTCGAATCGGAACACACTATTTCCCTACTGCCCTGGACTCTCGACACTCGACACTCGACTAACAGCATCAGCCGTCTGTCTCGCGACGATGATTTCTTCGTTAGTTGGGATCGTCCAGACTTGAACCGTGCTGTCGTCGCTTGAGATGACCGCTTCGCCTGTGGCGGTGCGGTTTTTCTGCTTGTCGATTTTTAAGCCGGCCCAATCCATCTGGTTGCAGACGCCGGCGCGAACGAGCTTGCTGTTCTCGCCAATGCCGCCTGTGAAGACGACGGCATCGCAGCCGCCCAGCAGAGCGAAGTAGCCGCCGAGGTAGCGTCGGATTTCCGCGACGTAGGTCTTAATCGCGAGGCCGGCTGATTCGTGTCCTTTAGCCGCTGCCTCTTCAAGGTCGCGTAGGTCAGTGCTTAAACCGTTGCTGAGTCCGTAAAGACCGCCTTTTGACGACAGGTCTTTGAGGATATCTTCAAGTGACTTGCCGGTGCGGCGGATCAAGTACGGCAGCGCGAAGGGATCGAAGTCGCCGACGCGGTTATTTTGCGGAAGCCCCGTTTGCGGCGTCATGCCCATTGAAGCCGCCTTCGATTGCCCTGCGTCGATGGCGCAGAGTGAACTGCTTCCGCCGAGGTGGCACGACACAACCTTCAGGTCGTCTCGCCCTGTCAGTTCGGCGACACGCCCTGCGATATAACGGTGACTCGCGCCGTGGAAACCCCACTTCTTAATTCCGTGTTCACGCTCCCAATTACGAGGGATCGCGTAGCTGCGATTCTCCGGCGGGATCGTTTCATGAAATGCTGTTTCCAAGGCCGCGACGAGCGGAATCTGCGGGAACGCTTCACGCAGTTGTCGCATCGCTTTCACGTAAGGCGGATTATGGGCCGGTGCGATGTCGAATAGTTCCTGCATTACGCTTAGCAGTTCGTCATCAACAATTCGCACGCCGCTTAAGTGCGCGGCGTGGACGGCTTTAAAACCGATTGCCGAGACTTCATCGACCGATTTCAGACACCCGTAATTGTCGTCAGTCAATTGATCCAGGCATAGCTGGACGGCAGCGGCATGATCGGCAATCGCCTGATCGACCTCATGTTCTTGATCGCCGATTTCGACGAAACAATGGCTCGACTCCTGACCGATCCGATCGATACCGCCGCGGGCGAGCTGACGCCCTTCCGGCAGATCGAACAGACGATACTTAAAGCTCGTCGATCCAAGATTTGCGACCAAAACCTTCATCAGGCCTCCGCCTGTTTGTGCCTGCGGCAGCGGGGGAGCGGCGCGCTGAGATGCTGGCTCAGATTGTGCCGGCCCACCGGGTGCTGCCGGTGGGCTTAGATGAAATTTGCCATCAGGCCGTCGGTCGGTCGCGGAATCAGATGCGCGCTGACGAGTTCGCCAACGGCACTGGCCCGCTCGGCTCCGGCGTCGACGGCTGCGCGGACGCTACCGACATCGCCTTGGACGACGGTCGTCACATAGGCGCCGCCGATTTGGACCTGCTTGACGAGCGTGACGTTGGCGGCCTTGAGCATGGCATCGGCCGCTTCGATTTGAGCGGTCAGGCCTTTGGTTTCGATCAATCCGATCGCTTCGTTCATTGGATTAAGTCTTTATAGAGATTGAATGAGTCAAATCAGACGACCGAGCCGACTAAGCCTGCCCGCCGGAGGACGCACGCTGCGGAAGGACGGAGGCGAGTTCTTCGTGCGGGCGAGGAATGACCTGCACGCTGACGACTTCGCCAATTTTGCTGGCGGCGGTCGCGCCGGCATCGACGGCTGCCTTTACAGCGGCGACGTCACCGACGACAAAAGCCGTGACCAGGCCGCTGCCGACCTTTTCCCAGCCCACCATTTCCACGTTCGCGGCTTTGAGCATTGCATCAGCCGCTTCGATCAGACAGACGAGACCTTTCGTCTCGACCATTCCCAGTGCTTCCATCGACTTTGCCATTTCAGTAGTTCCCCGAGGTTCGAGTTTTTTAAAGAGCTGCCCGTATTAAGTAGACAGCGATCAGCCAGAAATAGTGGTCTCTTGGTGCTGCCAGCAAATCGCTGACAGCCGGTCGCTTTAATGACTGCATTGGCACGGGGCCGGTTGAATCAATTCGACGCGCGTGGCGTTGACAAGATCAATCGCGTTGCCTTCGTCGGTATCAAGATGCACTTCCAGTTTAATTTTCTCGCCGGCGCGAACGACCATGTCTTCGAGGACGGTCGTG contains:
- a CDS encoding BMC domain-containing protein, which gives rise to MAKSMEALGMVETKGLVCLIEAADAMLKAANVEMVGWEKVGSGLVTAFVVGDVAAVKAAVDAGATAASKIGEVVSVQVIPRPHEELASVLPQRASSGGQA
- a CDS encoding BMC domain-containing protein, producing the protein MNEAIGLIETKGLTAQIEAADAMLKAANVTLVKQVQIGGAYVTTVVQGDVGSVRAAVDAGAERASAVGELVSAHLIPRPTDGLMANFI
- a CDS encoding acetate/propionate family kinase; translation: MKVLVANLGSTSFKYRLFDLPEGRQLARGGIDRIGQESSHCFVEIGDQEHEVDQAIADHAAAVQLCLDQLTDDNYGCLKSVDEVSAIGFKAVHAAHLSGVRIVDDELLSVMQELFDIAPAHNPPYVKAMRQLREAFPQIPLVAALETAFHETIPPENRSYAIPRNWEREHGIKKWGFHGASHRYIAGRVAELTGRDDLKVVSCHLGGSSSLCAIDAGQSKAASMGMTPQTGLPQNNRVGDFDPFALPYLIRRTGKSLEDILKDLSSKGGLYGLSNGLSTDLRDLEEAAAKGHESAGLAIKTYVAEIRRYLGGYFALLGGCDAVVFTGGIGENSKLVRAGVCNQMDWAGLKIDKQKNRTATGEAVISSDDSTVQVWTIPTNEEIIVARQTADAVSRVSSVESPGQ